A portion of the Bdellovibrio bacteriovorus genome contains these proteins:
- a CDS encoding PadR family transcriptional regulator: MEEQIYLGDLEKYILTSIMRRANDAYGVEIRAGINKASGKEYSVATIYKTLDRLEAKGFVTSRKGEATEERGGRAKMYFQVTGLGEKALSQSYRALERIGFLDLVPSLKKIIIRWIEVG; the protein is encoded by the coding sequence GTGGAAGAACAAATCTACCTTGGTGATCTTGAAAAATATATTCTTACTTCAATCATGCGCAGAGCTAATGATGCGTATGGAGTGGAAATTCGTGCTGGCATCAATAAGGCGAGTGGTAAAGAATATTCAGTCGCAACAATTTATAAAACTCTAGATCGCCTTGAAGCGAAAGGTTTCGTAACTTCGCGCAAGGGTGAAGCAACGGAAGAGCGCGGAGGACGCGCGAAAATGTATTTTCAAGTCACGGGTCTTGGCGAAAAAGCTTTGTCTCAGTCTTACAGAGCACTTGAGCGCATCGGATTTCTTGATTTAGTGCCCAGCCTCAAAAAAATCATCATTCGTTGGATTGAGGTCGGCTAA
- a CDS encoding DASS family sodium-coupled anion symporter produces the protein MKLPHVKVLPAIIAFVVTMAFWFIIPPPESVDINAWRLLGIFIGTIVAIIGKALPIGGAAIIGILCVGISQVTNPGNPGKAMADALSGFSNTLIWLIGIAFFISRGFIKTGLGARVAYYFVRVFGKKTLGISYGLSLAELVLSPVMPSNTARGGGVMYPINRSISESMGSFPDEASRLKLGAFLTLVAYQINIITSAMFITATAPNPLVTSGIKDISGVTVSWADWAIAAFVPGVLAILIIPWVLFKLYPPEIKSTPNASQFAREKLAAMGPLKLDEWIMVGVFALLLALWAGVPSLISSDPLFAIDPTAAAFVGLGVLLFSGVLTWDDLLKEKGAWDTVTWFASLVMMATFLNKLGVITWFSTEIQGTIKDMGLGWVEASVILVLIYVYIHYFFASNTAHISALFASFFGVGVALGAPPLMFGLFLGFASSLCASITHYGTGSAPVLFGAGYVTMGEWWKWGLVTSVVNLMVWAVGCAVWWKILGYW, from the coding sequence ATGAAACTGCCCCACGTAAAAGTCTTGCCAGCCATCATCGCTTTTGTGGTCACCATGGCCTTCTGGTTTATTATTCCACCTCCCGAAAGTGTCGATATCAATGCTTGGCGATTGCTCGGAATTTTTATCGGCACTATTGTGGCTATCATCGGCAAGGCTTTACCCATTGGTGGTGCCGCAATTATCGGAATTCTTTGCGTCGGTATTTCTCAAGTTACCAATCCTGGAAATCCCGGCAAAGCCATGGCCGATGCTTTAAGTGGTTTTTCAAATACTTTGATTTGGTTGATTGGTATTGCGTTTTTTATTTCGCGTGGATTTATCAAAACTGGTCTTGGTGCACGCGTGGCTTACTATTTCGTGCGCGTCTTTGGCAAAAAAACTTTGGGTATCAGTTACGGTCTTTCGCTTGCAGAGCTTGTCCTTTCACCTGTCATGCCAAGTAATACGGCTCGTGGTGGCGGAGTGATGTATCCTATCAATCGATCTATTTCGGAATCAATGGGATCTTTTCCCGATGAAGCCTCTCGCTTAAAGCTGGGTGCGTTTCTTACATTGGTCGCTTACCAAATTAATATTATTACCTCCGCCATGTTTATCACCGCCACGGCTCCGAATCCTTTAGTCACAAGCGGCATCAAAGATATTTCTGGAGTCACCGTGAGCTGGGCCGACTGGGCCATTGCTGCTTTCGTCCCCGGAGTTTTAGCCATTCTGATTATTCCGTGGGTTTTATTTAAACTTTATCCGCCAGAAATTAAATCAACACCGAATGCTTCCCAATTTGCGCGCGAAAAATTAGCCGCCATGGGTCCGTTAAAACTTGATGAGTGGATCATGGTCGGCGTCTTCGCTCTTCTTTTAGCATTGTGGGCGGGGGTGCCCAGTTTAATTTCTAGCGATCCTTTATTTGCTATTGATCCCACGGCGGCGGCCTTTGTGGGTTTAGGTGTTTTATTATTTAGCGGCGTTTTGACTTGGGATGACCTTTTAAAAGAAAAAGGCGCTTGGGATACGGTGACTTGGTTTGCATCTTTGGTGATGATGGCCACGTTTTTAAACAAACTGGGTGTCATCACATGGTTTTCTACCGAGATCCAGGGCACCATCAAAGACATGGGCTTAGGCTGGGTTGAGGCCTCTGTCATTTTAGTTTTGATTTACGTTTACATTCACTATTTCTTTGCCAGCAACACCGCCCATATCTCCGCCCTGTTTGCGTCCTTTTTTGGCGTGGGTGTGGCGTTAGGCGCGCCGCCTTTGATGTTTGGACTTTTCTTAGGCTTTGCCTCGTCACTGTGTGCTTCAATCACTCATTACGGAACAGGCTCTGCCCCTGTTTTATTTGGTGCGGGTTACGTCACGATGGGGGAGTGGTGGAAATGGGGACTAGTCACCAGTGTCGTAAATCTGATGGTTTGGGCCGTGGGTTGCGCCGTGTGGTGGAAGATTTTAGGTTACTGGTAA
- a CDS encoding helix-turn-helix domain-containing protein: MSKAKRNTTGAVFAANLKKVIADRGLTGRAAAEIANVAPSTFSMWLSGSAPQDLEAVLRFSRGVNCDFQWLLTGKKEPVVLPDISELYDIVDEANLSGLFLISAKRLRLKNRK, encoded by the coding sequence ATGAGCAAAGCAAAGCGCAACACAACAGGTGCAGTATTTGCCGCCAACCTTAAGAAGGTAATCGCTGACCGGGGTCTAACCGGGAGAGCGGCAGCAGAAATTGCTAACGTTGCACCGAGCACGTTTTCGATGTGGTTAAGTGGGAGTGCCCCGCAGGATTTAGAAGCTGTCCTGAGATTTTCTCGTGGTGTTAATTGTGATTTCCAATGGTTACTCACTGGGAAGAAGGAACCTGTTGTTCTACCAGATATCTCAGAACTCTACGATATCGTTGATGAAGCTAACCTGTCTGGATTGTTCTTAATTTCTGCAAAACGTTTACGTCTAAAAAACAGAAAGTAG
- a CDS encoding alpha/beta hydrolase family esterase, producing the protein MKTVALFILSLCLLVTFPAHSGPLRDLIKDRWVQKQKNKPAPEAREDIKTPLTPGDYTFKILSSGEPRYYKLHVPKSYDAKKPTPLMFAIHGGGGNMEIQADDKYYGQITKSESVGYIVAFPNGSSPFQSGKVATWNAGACCGQARDNKINDVQFFKDMVKTISGQLNIDPKRIYAVGMSNGGMMAYRLACEMSDTFAGIASVAGTDNTIECKPKRSISVLHIHAKDDDHVLFGGGAGKKAFKDLSAVTEFKSVPDTIQKWVSLNACKSGARKVLEKNGAFCERYTGCKSETAVQLCVTEGGGHSWPGGTKPRAGAGATPSTAISANEVIWDFFN; encoded by the coding sequence ATGAAAACTGTCGCCTTATTTATTCTTTCGCTCTGTTTGCTTGTCACTTTTCCTGCGCATTCAGGGCCCCTTCGTGATCTGATCAAAGATCGCTGGGTTCAAAAACAAAAAAATAAGCCTGCCCCGGAAGCTCGCGAAGATATCAAGACGCCTCTAACACCTGGTGATTATACTTTTAAGATTTTATCTAGCGGTGAGCCGCGCTATTACAAGCTGCATGTTCCAAAAAGCTATGACGCCAAAAAGCCCACGCCGCTGATGTTTGCGATCCACGGTGGTGGCGGCAACATGGAAATACAAGCGGACGATAAATATTATGGCCAAATAACTAAGTCTGAGTCGGTGGGATATATCGTGGCCTTCCCGAATGGCTCAAGCCCATTTCAAAGTGGAAAAGTAGCCACGTGGAATGCCGGAGCCTGCTGTGGACAAGCCAGAGACAATAAGATCAATGACGTTCAATTCTTTAAAGACATGGTTAAGACAATTTCCGGGCAGCTGAATATTGATCCTAAAAGAATCTATGCCGTGGGCATGTCCAATGGCGGGATGATGGCGTATCGTCTGGCTTGTGAAATGTCCGACACCTTCGCGGGCATTGCTTCAGTGGCAGGTACGGACAACACGATAGAATGCAAACCTAAGCGTTCGATTTCAGTTTTGCACATTCACGCTAAGGATGATGATCACGTTCTTTTTGGTGGGGGTGCTGGCAAAAAGGCTTTTAAGGATCTTTCTGCTGTAACGGAATTTAAATCTGTTCCTGATACAATTCAAAAATGGGTTTCACTCAATGCCTGCAAGTCAGGTGCAAGAAAGGTCTTAGAAAAAAATGGAGCTTTTTGTGAACGTTATACCGGCTGTAAGTCTGAAACAGCGGTGCAACTTTGTGTGACTGAGGGCGGAGGGCATTCTTGGCCAGGAGGCACAAAGCCTCGAGCTGGAGCCGGAGCGACTCCGTCCACAGCTATTTCTGCGAACGAAGTCATCTGGGACTTTTTTAATTAA
- a CDS encoding protein kinase family protein translates to MTVDNFIEAQARDLKEKGLISPEYNDLYKGVKNEQLKVIFASLHSQYVNLFKTMNERLPTRGDTAHFWAGPSRGLIFAIEMAISLRRALKDSEYAFDIDEYHSKLFEKCQNFLKASGGSLIPEHTDKVDLYYTLPIFTPSSSQKISRKDNIFHASLKHIGGGSYANIFKFHDEVFQHTFALKQAKKDLTFKERERFKREFDEMKKLSSPYVLEVYSFDETRFEYFMEYMDYSLHSYFEKYNATIKQDLRKSIILQALKGFSYLHSKNLIHRDISPKNVLLKIYDDVIVVKISDFGLVKIPDSTLTSVNTEMKGYFNDPALVTEGFDNYNVTHETYALTKLVFYILTGKTNTAKISDPNLVVFVKKGLNPDNTQRYQSVEQVSEAFKELSKKMGI, encoded by the coding sequence ATGACTGTAGATAATTTTATTGAAGCTCAAGCGCGTGATTTAAAGGAGAAGGGACTTATCAGTCCTGAGTATAATGACTTATATAAAGGGGTCAAAAACGAACAACTAAAGGTTATCTTTGCGTCGCTACACTCGCAGTATGTAAATTTATTTAAAACCATGAATGAACGCCTGCCAACACGAGGAGACACAGCGCACTTCTGGGCAGGTCCAAGTAGGGGTTTAATATTTGCGATAGAGATGGCAATAAGCCTAAGACGTGCACTCAAAGACTCAGAATATGCTTTTGACATCGATGAGTACCATTCTAAACTTTTTGAAAAATGCCAGAACTTCCTTAAGGCAAGTGGTGGTAGCTTGATACCAGAGCATACCGATAAAGTTGATCTCTACTACACCTTACCTATATTCACTCCGTCCTCATCGCAAAAAATATCCCGCAAAGACAATATTTTTCATGCCTCGTTAAAACATATTGGTGGCGGATCTTACGCAAACATCTTCAAGTTTCATGATGAGGTGTTTCAGCATACGTTTGCTTTAAAGCAGGCAAAAAAAGATCTGACATTTAAGGAACGGGAACGATTTAAACGTGAGTTTGACGAAATGAAGAAGCTTTCATCTCCTTACGTTTTGGAAGTATATTCCTTTGACGAAACACGCTTCGAGTATTTTATGGAGTACATGGATTACTCCCTCCATTCATATTTTGAAAAGTACAATGCGACGATAAAACAAGACCTTCGGAAAAGTATCATCCTACAAGCTTTGAAAGGGTTTTCTTACCTCCACTCAAAAAATCTGATACATCGTGATATCAGCCCAAAGAACGTCTTATTAAAAATCTATGATGATGTAATCGTCGTAAAGATTTCTGACTTCGGATTGGTGAAGATTCCTGACAGCACTTTAACTTCTGTTAATACCGAGATGAAAGGCTACTTTAATGATCCCGCTTTGGTCACCGAAGGCTTTGATAACTATAATGTTACTCATGAAACCTACGCACTAACAAAACTGGTGTTTTACATTCTTACGGGAAAAACTAATACAGCTAAGATTTCTGATCCAAATCTCGTTGTTTTCGTTAAGAAGGGCCTCAACCCAGACAACACTCAGCGGTACCAAAGCGTCGAGCAAGTATCTGAAGCATTCAAAGAGTTGTCTAAGAAAATGGGCATTTAA
- a CDS encoding metallophosphoesterase family protein: MIQFIFLCCLFFVTSSCAPFVDSPFSDQLLRPDRNINQKSIDSLGDIEADGTIRIALFADPHQNYKDLDRVLFEINQETAIDFVVGLGDYTNSGYNLEYDQFISALDSIRFPRMMVIGNHDSVGAGPELFKKAFGPVNFYFESTSHRYIFFNGNNWENPDDFDPSWLKSAVDGTSKKIILFSHVPIMDAERFKDDVLATMQGIIADPKVQLSLNGHNHVYQLTTSNSTILLQVGRVEGHHWVILEIQGNNLCIKRMDNSESDCRTLK, from the coding sequence ATGATTCAGTTTATTTTTCTTTGCTGCTTATTTTTTGTGACAAGCTCTTGCGCGCCCTTTGTGGATTCACCCTTTTCAGATCAACTTCTAAGACCCGACCGAAATATCAATCAAAAGTCCATTGATTCATTGGGGGATATTGAGGCGGACGGCACCATTCGCATTGCCCTATTTGCAGACCCCCATCAGAACTATAAAGATTTAGATCGCGTGCTTTTTGAAATCAACCAAGAGACTGCCATTGATTTTGTTGTCGGTTTAGGAGACTACACCAATAGTGGTTATAATTTAGAATATGACCAATTTATTTCAGCGTTAGATTCCATTCGTTTCCCACGCATGATGGTGATCGGTAATCATGACTCGGTGGGTGCGGGGCCCGAGCTATTTAAAAAAGCATTTGGGCCGGTGAACTTTTATTTTGAAAGCACTTCGCACAGATATATTTTTTTTAACGGCAATAACTGGGAAAATCCCGATGACTTTGATCCTAGCTGGTTGAAGTCTGCCGTGGATGGAACCAGTAAAAAAATTATTTTATTTTCACACGTGCCGATCATGGATGCAGAACGGTTTAAAGATGACGTTTTAGCCACCATGCAGGGAATTATCGCGGATCCTAAGGTGCAGCTTTCACTCAACGGTCATAACCACGTTTATCAATTAACGACATCTAACAGCACTATACTTTTGCAGGTCGGGCGTGTTGAAGGCCACCATTGGGTGATCTTAGAAATTCAAGGAAACAATCTTTGCATTAAGCGCATGGACAACTCGGAGTCAGATTGCAGAACCTTAAAATAA
- a CDS encoding helix-turn-helix domain-containing protein: MISFLRQWRKKELDIYAIGVKTKIRNFSGERMQKFGDMLKRLRIEAEITLRELSAHLNITPSYLSDVEQGRKRPFNQKKIANLADLLGVAAEPLQKAAAKEKDMIEIPLSNNRHAGSLAFALARSDDSIFEDSEIQESIEKLTAKLNAKVKRKKKK; encoded by the coding sequence GTGATATCCTTTTTACGCCAGTGGCGTAAAAAAGAGCTTGATATTTACGCCATTGGCGTAAAAACTAAAATCAGAAACTTCTCGGGGGAAAGAATGCAAAAATTTGGGGACATGCTGAAGAGGCTAAGAATAGAAGCGGAAATAACTCTTAGAGAGTTATCTGCGCATCTTAATATAACTCCATCTTACTTGAGTGATGTTGAGCAGGGAAGGAAGAGACCTTTTAATCAAAAAAAGATCGCTAACCTTGCTGATTTGTTGGGAGTTGCTGCTGAGCCGCTACAGAAAGCGGCTGCGAAGGAAAAGGATATGATTGAGATTCCTCTATCTAATAACAGACATGCGGGATCGTTGGCGTTCGCTCTTGCGAGGTCTGATGATTCAATATTTGAAGATAGTGAAATTCAGGAATCTATCGAGAAGTTGACTGCTAAGTTGAATGCAAAAGTAAAAAGAAAGAAAAAGAAATAA
- a CDS encoding ImmA/IrrE family metallo-endopeptidase, with the protein MKVFQVDPRSKATLEASALETLEEFNRGLLKRPQPLDIEKLVEFYMPQSFGWHLDPQETLHPGVEGYCDPKTKTLVIPEITLESLSSDGRSRFTVAHEFAHVKEHREQMKERMLEYDENSERLYRRSRSEIVVYRDPEWQANFLGGALLMPEVHVIEMLHAARGPSSRLAQRMAMIFNVSLQAATVRMNAVWKSHFE; encoded by the coding sequence ATGAAGGTATTTCAAGTAGATCCAAGGAGTAAAGCCACGCTTGAAGCGTCAGCGCTTGAAACTTTGGAGGAGTTTAACCGGGGGTTGCTTAAAAGACCGCAACCTTTAGACATTGAAAAACTTGTCGAGTTTTATATGCCGCAAAGTTTTGGCTGGCATTTGGATCCTCAAGAAACTCTTCATCCAGGTGTCGAAGGTTATTGTGATCCAAAAACTAAGACCCTGGTCATTCCAGAAATCACACTTGAGTCCCTATCATCAGATGGTCGTTCCCGATTCACTGTCGCGCACGAGTTTGCGCATGTTAAGGAACACCGGGAACAAATGAAAGAACGGATGCTTGAGTACGATGAAAATTCCGAAAGACTCTACCGAAGAAGTAGATCGGAAATCGTTGTTTACCGTGACCCAGAATGGCAAGCGAACTTCCTCGGCGGGGCATTGCTGATGCCTGAAGTTCATGTGATTGAAATGTTACATGCAGCACGAGGTCCGTCTTCCCGTTTAGCACAAAGAATGGCTATGATCTTTAACGTTTCGTTGCAAGCAGCAACAGTAAGAATGAATGCAGTATGGAAATCGCATTTTGAATAA
- a CDS encoding DUF6615 family protein, whose product MNLVQRILDWTIQMVKRRFPNLPVFAPPPIIPPPKPTLCQAFQTLSKDVYAKLRSASAVGFELSEPTVTELCLEQIGTQYPDRVRVVKFTGTAEGKNGADWEWLFVGKSHHFKLRVQAKKLYLKDMEYGALKSSDADAQCDKLIKSANKDQSFPLYVFYNSNLEDLTGNVWRCGSYSMNIDLLGCTTMSAYSIRESIKNNQIDLADLLPKQDPWSCLVCCTLGSGNRSSELHEQVKKRIEFAYADDEVEIPELIPNEKLPYYVGTGNYVNDGPEGLAGVLIIRDSE is encoded by the coding sequence ATGAATTTAGTTCAGCGGATTTTAGATTGGACCATTCAGATGGTAAAAAGGCGGTTTCCAAATTTACCTGTCTTCGCACCACCGCCGATTATACCACCACCCAAGCCGACCCTCTGCCAGGCCTTTCAGACTCTTTCAAAAGACGTGTACGCTAAGCTGAGAAGTGCCTCAGCCGTTGGATTTGAACTCTCGGAACCAACCGTAACTGAATTGTGCCTAGAGCAAATCGGGACTCAATATCCTGACCGCGTCCGCGTAGTGAAATTCACTGGAACGGCTGAGGGAAAGAACGGTGCTGACTGGGAATGGTTGTTCGTGGGAAAATCCCATCATTTCAAACTTAGAGTTCAGGCCAAAAAGCTTTATCTAAAAGATATGGAGTATGGTGCGCTAAAATCTTCGGATGCTGATGCACAATGCGACAAGCTGATTAAAAGCGCTAACAAAGACCAATCATTCCCTCTGTATGTATTTTATAACTCTAACCTAGAAGACTTGACCGGCAATGTTTGGCGATGCGGAAGCTATTCTATGAATATAGATCTTCTAGGCTGTACTACGATGTCTGCCTACAGCATACGGGAATCAATTAAAAATAATCAGATTGATCTTGCAGACTTACTGCCGAAACAAGATCCGTGGAGCTGCCTGGTTTGCTGTACGCTTGGAAGTGGGAACCGATCGAGTGAACTTCATGAACAGGTTAAAAAGCGTATTGAGTTTGCATACGCTGATGATGAAGTCGAAATTCCAGAGCTAATTCCCAATGAAAAGCTTCCTTACTATGTGGGAACGGGTAACTATGTAAATGACGGTCCAGAGGGCCTTGCGGGTGTACTCATTATAAGAGATAGCGAGTGA
- the queF gene encoding preQ(1) synthase, whose amino-acid sequence MKKKTGRDPKELKDFALGENETKYPETYAPEILEAFDNKNPGKISWTTFVCTEFTSLCPKTGQPDFAKIFVNYIADKKMVESKSLKLYLFSFRNHGDFHEDCVQTICDDLVKLMKPKYIEVIGEFTPRGGIAIYPYASFATKDKFFQDLYKKRLSEYAPGKYSMELSKLY is encoded by the coding sequence ATGAAGAAAAAAACCGGCCGCGACCCTAAAGAGTTAAAAGATTTCGCCCTAGGTGAAAATGAAACCAAATATCCTGAAACATATGCTCCAGAAATTCTAGAGGCGTTTGATAATAAAAACCCGGGCAAAATTTCCTGGACGACGTTTGTTTGTACTGAGTTTACTTCTCTGTGTCCAAAGACGGGGCAGCCTGATTTTGCAAAAATTTTCGTGAACTATATCGCTGATAAAAAGATGGTCGAATCTAAGTCATTGAAACTTTATCTTTTCAGCTTCCGTAACCATGGCGACTTCCACGAAGACTGCGTGCAAACGATTTGTGATGATTTAGTAAAACTAATGAAGCCCAAATATATCGAAGTTATTGGGGAGTTTACTCCACGCGGAGGCATTGCGATTTATCCTTACGCAAGCTTTGCGACCAAGGACAAGTTCTTCCAAGATCTTTATAAGAAACGCTTAAGCGAATATGCTCCGGGCAAATACTCCATGGAGCTCTCTAAACTTTATTGA
- a CDS encoding recombinase family protein, producing MKQRKVILYVRVSIIDLNIQNQLVPMRKQCELRDFKIVGEFIEHASGSVEDRPQLRKALAAMVTADADVLMVAAVDRLGRSLSHVLKLVEGLRKQGKGIVTIRENLDLSGNSPQSDLMLHVMLALAQFELEILRERTRVALAVAKLKGKKLGRPTKINSEIEDTIMEMHGRGVSTREISRTVTTVSRATVQAIIKKRIKSGIK from the coding sequence ATGAAACAAAGAAAAGTGATCTTATACGTTCGGGTATCGATAATTGACCTTAATATTCAAAATCAACTAGTGCCGATGCGCAAGCAGTGTGAATTAAGGGACTTCAAGATTGTTGGCGAATTTATCGAGCACGCAAGTGGAAGTGTCGAAGATAGACCACAGCTTCGGAAGGCACTCGCTGCCATGGTTACCGCAGACGCTGATGTTCTGATGGTCGCCGCCGTCGATCGTCTCGGTCGCTCCTTGAGCCACGTACTAAAACTCGTGGAAGGACTAAGAAAACAAGGCAAGGGCATAGTGACTATCCGTGAAAACTTGGATCTGTCCGGCAACAGCCCACAGAGTGACCTTATGTTGCATGTCATGCTTGCACTCGCCCAGTTTGAGCTGGAAATTTTACGGGAAAGGACTAGGGTCGCTCTCGCAGTTGCAAAATTAAAGGGTAAAAAACTAGGTCGTCCCACCAAAATCAATTCTGAAATTGAAGATACTATAATGGAAATGCATGGCCGAGGAGTGTCCACACGTGAAATCTCGAGAACTGTAACTACGGTCAGCAGGGCGACTGTGCAGGCAATCATAAAGAAGAGAATAAAATCCGGAATCAAGTAG
- a CDS encoding NAD-dependent deacylase, with the protein MSGNLLVLTGAGISADSGVQTFRDANGLWENHRIEEVASLEAFRSCPDLVHNFYNVRRRQLKDSNIKPNAAHLALSELEAAWPGNFHLISQNVDDLHWQAGSKKVLNMHGQLNQVLCEACNQSMFWSNDLSVTSVCKFCGHVGMLRPDIVWFGESPHFLGLIEDLVRAADIFIAVGTSGVVYPAAGFVHLASQALKIEVNLAPTEKSKYFDEVLRGSSTEVLPSLVDRLLNPVTLR; encoded by the coding sequence ATGAGTGGGAATTTGCTAGTTTTGACTGGCGCGGGAATCTCAGCAGACTCGGGAGTTCAAACTTTCCGCGATGCCAACGGACTTTGGGAGAATCATCGGATTGAAGAAGTTGCTTCACTAGAAGCATTTAGATCTTGTCCAGATCTGGTGCATAACTTCTATAACGTTCGTAGAAGACAACTTAAAGATTCCAACATCAAACCCAACGCAGCTCATCTTGCTCTCTCAGAATTGGAAGCGGCGTGGCCTGGGAACTTTCACCTGATTTCTCAAAATGTTGATGATCTTCACTGGCAGGCCGGTTCCAAGAAGGTGCTGAATATGCACGGTCAACTCAATCAGGTACTATGCGAAGCGTGTAATCAAAGCATGTTCTGGTCCAACGATCTCAGCGTAACAAGTGTTTGTAAGTTCTGTGGGCATGTCGGGATGTTAAGACCAGATATAGTTTGGTTTGGCGAAAGTCCCCATTTCTTGGGATTGATTGAAGACCTTGTACGAGCCGCAGATATCTTCATTGCTGTTGGAACAAGTGGAGTAGTGTATCCAGCTGCCGGATTTGTTCATCTCGCAAGTCAGGCTTTGAAGATCGAAGTGAATTTAGCACCGACTGAAAAATCTAAATATTTTGATGAAGTTCTTCGAGGTTCTTCCACCGAGGTTCTTCCATCACTTGTAGATCGATTGCTTAATCCGGTAACACTAAGATAA